From a single Falco naumanni isolate bFalNau1 chromosome 17, bFalNau1.pat, whole genome shotgun sequence genomic region:
- the ELK4 gene encoding ETS domain-containing protein Elk-4, with translation MDSAITLWQFLLQLLQEPQNKNIICWTSNDGEFKLLQAEEVARLWGIRKNKPSMNYDKLSRALRYYYVKNIIKKVNGKKFVYKFVSYPEILNMDPLVVGRIEGDPEMTGFAEVSSAPKDVENCGKEKAQSCAKSSSRNDYIHSGLYSSFTLNSLNSSSVKLFRSIKIENPAEKLAEKKPAQDPTPSVIKFVTMPSKKPSSAPLVSTPSTLSATSTASPASIASSLPMGSEETLQTLETLVLPKLTVPEAPAPLPNLTTSFTPTPPISSVSPTLQVPSTPPSPPLSSNPDLDIDTDIESVASQQLEQAQSLQHQSPESKEQDSSVLEKEFANHLSRSKKPKGLELAPTLVITGSDPSPLGILSPSLPTASLTPALFSQTPILLTPSPLLSSIHFWSTLSPVAPLSPARLQGANTLFQFPSVLNSHGPFTLSGLDGPSTPGPFSPDLQKT, from the exons ATGGACAGTGCTATCACCCTGTGGCAGTTCCTCCTCCAACTCCTCCAAGAGCCTCAGAACAAGAATATCATCTGTTGGACCTCCAACGACGGGGAGTTCaaactgctgcaggcagaggaggtggcCAGACTCTGGGGAATCCGCAAGAACAAGCCCAGTATGAACTATGATAAACTCAGCCGTGCTCTCAGATACTATTACGTGAAG AATATCATTAAAAAAGTGAATGGTAAGAAGTTTGTGTACAAGTTTGTTTCTTATCCGGAGATTTTAAATATGGATCCACTTGTCGTGGGCCGTATAGAAGGAGACCCTGAAATGACTGGTTTTGCGGAAGTTAGCAGTGCTCCAAAGGATGTGGAAAACTGTGGGAAGGAGAAGGCTCAGTCATGTGCTAAATCCTCCAGCCGCAATGACTATATCCACTCAGGCTTGTACTCCTCTTTTACTCTGAACTCCCTGAACTCTTCCAGCGTAAAACTCTTCAGGTCCATCAAGATCGAGAATCCAGCTGAGAAACTGGCAGAGAAGAAACCCGCTCAGGATCCAACCCCCTCCGTCATCAAGTTTGTAACCATGCCCTCCAAAAAGCCTTCGTCTGCCCCCCTGGTCTCTACCCCTTCAACGCTCTCTGCCACTTCCACCGCTTCTCCCGCTTCGATCGCATCCTCTCTTCCCATGGGATCGGAAGAAACTCTCCAGACGTTGGAGACGCTTGTTCTACCCAAGTTAACTGTCCCTGAAGCTCCAGCACCTTTGCCAAACTTAACCACCAGCTTTACCCCAACTCCACCCATATCCTCGGTTTCTCCCACTCTGCAAGTTCCTTCCACGCCCCCGTCGCCACCCCTGAGCTCTAATCCTGACCTGGACATTGACACGGACATAGAGTCCGTGgcttctcagcagctggagcaggctcaGAGCCTTCAGCATCAATCCCCAGAGTCCAAAGAGCAGGATTCATCTGTGCTGGAGAAGGAATTTGCCAATCACCTCTCCAGatctaaaaaacccaaagggcTGGAGTTGGCTCCTACTCTCGTCATTACAGGCAGCGATCCAAGTCCACTGGGAATTCTGAGTCCTTCTCTCCCCACTGCTTCTCTTACTCCAGCACTTTTCTCTCAG ACTCCCATCTTGCTGACCCCGAGTCCCTTGCTCTCCAGTATTCACTTCTGGAGTACTCTGAGCCCGGTTGCTCCCCTCAGTCCTGCAAGGCTGCAAGGTGCTAATACACTCTTTCAG TTTCCATCCGTGCTGAACAGTCATGGCCCATTTACTCTGTCTGGACTGGATGGACCCTCTACCCCTGGCCCGTTTTCCCCTGACCTACAGAAGACATAG